From Chloroflexota bacterium, one genomic window encodes:
- a CDS encoding macro domain-containing protein — MQIILADVQPAMVAAWQHICGDLPNVSIQHGSILDCATDAVVSPANSFGFMDGGIDMLYSRFFGWHVQERLQTIIQQAHFGELLIGNAVIVPTDHAKIPYVIAAPTMRVPMILRGTVNPYLACRAVLLLIKHGHLADGQAIADVVKTVAIPGLGTGVGRVEPAICARQIRAAIEAVNGTNSTFPSSWWEAQAQHQWLYGADPRDLQRGE; from the coding sequence ATGCAGATTATTCTGGCCGATGTTCAACCAGCCATGGTCGCCGCATGGCAGCACATTTGTGGCGATTTGCCGAACGTTAGCATTCAGCATGGTTCAATTCTCGATTGCGCGACTGATGCCGTGGTTAGCCCTGCCAACAGTTTTGGTTTTATGGATGGCGGGATTGATATGCTTTATAGCCGCTTTTTTGGCTGGCATGTGCAAGAACGTTTGCAAACAATTATTCAACAAGCCCATTTTGGTGAGTTGTTGATTGGCAATGCAGTGATTGTGCCAACCGATCATGCCAAAATTCCCTATGTGATTGCCGCCCCAACCATGCGTGTGCCGATGATTTTGCGGGGCACAGTCAATCCCTATTTGGCCTGCCGCGCAGTTTTGCTGCTGATTAAACATGGGCATTTAGCTGATGGCCAAGCAATTGCTGATGTGGTTAAAACCGTGGCGATTCCAGGCTTGGGAACCGGAGTTGGGCGGGTTGAGCCAGCAATTTGTGCCCGCCAAATTCGCGCGGCGATTGAGGCCGTTAATGGGACAAACTCAACATTTCCGAGCAGCTGGTGGGAAGCCCAAGCTCAGCATCAATGGTTATACGGGGCTGATCCACGCGATTTACAACGCGGAGAATAA
- a CDS encoding glycosyltransferase family 39 protein, with translation MSALSLDQQATDHPRQGLARLIDAWPRLALALIVVLAAALRLANLGELGYVNHYYSAGITSMLQSWHNFFFVAAEPGAAVSIDKPPVGLWLQAASAAIFGVNAFGVLLPQILAGLGSIIVLNHLVRRKFGVTAGLLAALSLAVTPVVIATDRNNTIDSLLIFCLLLATWAFIKASETTKWRFLLLGAVLIGIGFNIKMLQAILPLPAIYLFYIVSTKQPWWRTILQLVVASVVFAVVSLSWAVAVDLTPADQRPYVGSSGDNSVLSLMLGYNGLQRLQGMNAGGGTAGGMRQRGNGTFPQRGNGNFTPPNNQTGANPQPAQPNLGNGNSTSPNQTSPNAGRGGGSSAIVGGSEEGFDRLFSTPLSKEVSWLLPFGLASLLLLLARGGLGWPVGAKQGAAALWGGWLLTAIIFFSIAGFYHEYYLAMLAAPLAALVGIGAVEFWRWWQVNRWAASACLMLAVLASLGLQQTTALAFVEYPWWLGLSVIMVMLGVGVLLWANIRQIPRLAQLAFSSLLIGLLITPSIWSGYTTMNASDNQSLPSAYSGVVSGPPNNGTLTVNQALIDYLQANTHDMEYLMAVPSSMQGSDYVLATGRPVLYMGGFMGIDNVLTKEQLVTMVANNQLRYIYWNRNGGNGFGAGSNSQSDISIWINNSCTIVNGFDTTTQNSGAPGGTSARTTQTTQNRGGGFGAMQISLYDCGNA, from the coding sequence ATGAGTGCACTCTCGCTTGATCAGCAGGCCACTGATCACCCCCGTCAAGGTTTAGCTCGCTTGATTGATGCTTGGCCACGGTTGGCGTTGGCCTTGATTGTGGTTTTAGCGGCAGCTTTACGTTTAGCCAATTTAGGCGAATTGGGCTATGTCAATCATTATTACAGCGCTGGCATTACCAGTATGTTGCAATCGTGGCATAACTTTTTCTTTGTGGCGGCTGAGCCTGGGGCTGCGGTCAGCATCGATAAGCCACCAGTTGGGCTTTGGCTGCAAGCGGCTTCAGCTGCTATTTTTGGCGTAAATGCCTTTGGGGTGTTGTTGCCGCAGATTTTGGCGGGGCTTGGCTCGATCATTGTGCTGAATCACTTGGTGCGGCGCAAGTTTGGAGTAACAGCAGGTTTGCTGGCGGCCTTAAGTTTGGCAGTCACGCCTGTAGTGATCGCGACCGACCGCAATAATACGATTGATAGCCTGCTGATTTTCTGTTTATTGCTGGCGACATGGGCCTTTATTAAAGCCAGCGAAACCACCAAATGGCGCTTTTTGCTCTTGGGCGCAGTACTGATAGGCATCGGTTTTAATATCAAAATGCTCCAAGCCATCTTGCCCTTGCCCGCAATCTATCTGTTTTATATTGTCAGTACCAAGCAGCCATGGTGGCGCACAATCTTACAATTAGTGGTCGCAAGCGTGGTTTTTGCGGTGGTTAGTTTATCGTGGGCAGTAGCGGTCGATCTCACTCCCGCCGATCAGCGGCCTTATGTTGGTAGCAGTGGCGATAATTCGGTGCTCAGTTTAATGCTGGGCTATAACGGTTTGCAACGCTTGCAAGGCATGAATGCTGGTGGCGGAACTGCTGGTGGCATGCGGCAGCGTGGCAATGGTACATTTCCACAACGTGGTAACGGCAATTTCACGCCGCCCAATAATCAAACTGGGGCAAATCCTCAGCCTGCTCAACCAAACCTAGGCAATGGCAATTCCACCTCGCCTAACCAAACTAGCCCGAATGCAGGCCGTGGCGGTGGTTCTTCGGCAATTGTTGGCGGCAGCGAAGAGGGCTTTGATCGTTTATTTAGCACGCCACTGAGCAAAGAAGTTAGTTGGTTGTTGCCATTTGGTTTGGCTAGTTTGCTATTGCTGTTGGCACGCGGTGGCTTAGGCTGGCCGGTTGGAGCTAAACAGGGCGCAGCGGCACTTTGGGGCGGTTGGTTGCTGACCGCAATCATCTTCTTTAGCATTGCTGGTTTTTACCACGAATATTATCTGGCCATGCTGGCAGCTCCCTTGGCGGCCTTGGTTGGGATTGGCGCGGTCGAGTTTTGGCGCTGGTGGCAAGTCAATCGCTGGGCAGCGAGTGCCTGCTTAATGCTGGCAGTGCTAGCCAGTTTGGGTTTACAACAAACTACGGCCTTGGCGTTTGTCGAGTATCCGTGGTGGTTGGGTTTGAGCGTGATTATGGTTATGTTGGGTGTGGGGGTTTTGCTCTGGGCCAATATTCGCCAAATTCCACGCCTAGCCCAATTGGCGTTCAGCAGCTTGTTGATTGGCTTGTTGATCACACCTAGCATTTGGTCGGGCTATACCACCATGAACGCTAGTGACAATCAGTCGTTGCCAAGTGCCTATAGCGGGGTCGTTTCAGGGCCACCTAATAATGGTACTTTGACCGTCAATCAAGCCTTGATCGATTATCTGCAAGCGAATACCCACGATATGGAATATCTCATGGCCGTGCCAAGCTCGATGCAAGGCTCAGATTATGTGCTGGCAACGGGGCGGCCAGTCTTATATATGGGCGGCTTTATGGGCATCGACAATGTGCTAACCAAGGAGCAGTTGGTGACAATGGTAGCGAATAATCAATTGCGCTATATTTATTGGAATCGCAACGGTGGCAATGGCTTTGGGGCTGGCAGCAACAGCCAATCTGATATCTCAATCTGGATCAACAACTCCTGCACAATTGTAAATGGCTTTGA
- a CDS encoding PaaI family thioesterase produces MTPLLEQTQQLLARMDEREQQLALTLIKRIGKHQAHGAGFTWSLGVVYEDVQPGFSRCSLQIDPGHYNPAGIAHGGVAYSLLDTAMGGAFWTALERPLGCATLELKINYLRPIVAGTIIATAELVERTTRFGILTGRVVNEAGELLALGQGTFAIINYPKE; encoded by the coding sequence ATGACCCCACTTTTGGAGCAAACCCAACAACTTTTGGCCCGCATGGACGAGCGTGAACAGCAATTAGCCTTGACGTTAATCAAGCGCATAGGCAAGCACCAAGCCCATGGAGCCGGCTTTACTTGGAGTTTAGGCGTGGTGTATGAGGATGTTCAGCCTGGTTTCTCGCGCTGCTCGTTGCAGATCGACCCAGGCCATTACAATCCGGCTGGTATCGCTCACGGCGGCGTAGCCTATAGCCTGCTAGACACAGCTATGGGTGGCGCGTTTTGGACAGCGCTCGAACGCCCGTTGGGTTGTGCCACGCTCGAATTGAAAATTAACTACTTGCGGCCAATCGTTGCTGGCACAATCATCGCCACTGCTGAATTGGTCGAACGCACCACACGGTTTGGCATTTTGACCGGGCGGGTGGTCAACGAAGCTGGCGAATTATTGGCTTTAGGTCAAGGCACATTTGCGATTATCAATTATCCCAAGGAGTGA
- a CDS encoding pyrimidine 5'-nucleotidase, with amino-acid sequence MTLRFALYDLDNTLYADSSGLMEQINDRIGLFFQEHLHLAGEEAQRLRQHYYEQYGTTLAGLQKHHGVVETEEYLAFIHQLTLDVLLPDDGTLHVALQALPLQKVIFTNSPREHAVRVLNRLGLHDHFAQIFDIRAFEFLAKPDLSAYHTVLTALNAQGHDCVLFEDTMANLAPAKSLGMTTVLIAPAGTQHPFADIIVPNVLAGTLAIHERCGVPLDLAA; translated from the coding sequence ATGACGCTTCGTTTTGCTTTGTACGATTTAGATAACACCCTTTACGCTGACTCATCGGGGCTGATGGAACAGATTAATGATCGGATTGGGTTGTTTTTTCAAGAGCATTTACATTTAGCAGGCGAGGAAGCCCAACGCTTGCGCCAACATTATTATGAGCAATATGGCACAACCTTAGCGGGTTTACAAAAACACCACGGCGTAGTCGAAACCGAAGAATATTTGGCATTTATTCATCAATTAACCCTTGATGTGCTGTTGCCTGATGATGGCACGTTGCATGTTGCGCTCCAAGCCTTGCCCTTACAAAAAGTGATTTTCACCAACTCACCGCGTGAACATGCGGTGCGCGTGCTCAATCGGTTGGGCTTGCACGACCATTTTGCGCAAATTTTTGATATTCGGGCCTTTGAATTTTTGGCCAAGCCCGATTTAAGTGCTTACCATACGGTTTTGACTGCGCTGAACGCTCAAGGCCATGACTGTGTGTTGTTTGAAGATACCATGGCCAATTTGGCTCCCGCCAAAAGCTTGGGCATGACCACCGTGCTAATTGCACCCGCTGGTACCCAACATCCTTTTGCTGATATTATTGTGCCGAATGTATTGGCTGGCACCTTGGCCATCCACGAACGCTGTGGTGTGCCGCTCGATTTAGCGGCCTAA
- a CDS encoding CvpA family protein yields the protein MGLVFNGLLLGIPLGLTVLGASRGIQREAMTLIGILLGALLAELWGPIWGPNNATRFNQDIANTTAWVSIILLLVCTIFIGYGGALLLPSRKQLAQGRSRWFGAGAGLFNGILLLSLILRYGNVYNNDLMVSVWAADSRVAMLFIERFPTMLLIGIVAIAVIVNLRLLQRLIYKIHGKETKPEEKKKAEEKPAAPPPPPEPKPPAPDTVNNPILRDLILAEIKKDKPPA from the coding sequence GTGGGTCTAGTCTTCAATGGATTGTTGCTGGGTATTCCGCTGGGCTTAACGGTTTTAGGTGCGAGCCGCGGAATTCAGCGTGAGGCCATGACATTAATTGGCATTTTGTTGGGAGCCTTGTTAGCCGAATTGTGGGGGCCAATTTGGGGTCCAAATAATGCTACCCGCTTTAATCAAGATATTGCCAATACGACTGCTTGGGTTTCGATTATTCTCTTGCTGGTTTGTACAATTTTCATTGGCTATGGCGGGGCGTTGCTGCTGCCGTCGCGCAAGCAATTGGCCCAAGGCCGCTCTCGCTGGTTTGGTGCTGGCGCTGGCTTGTTCAATGGAATCTTGCTGCTCAGCCTAATTTTGCGCTATGGCAATGTTTATAATAACGATTTGATGGTCAGCGTTTGGGCTGCGGATAGCCGTGTCGCTATGCTGTTTATTGAGCGCTTTCCGACGATGTTGCTAATTGGAATTGTCGCAATTGCCGTGATTGTCAATCTGCGTTTGTTGCAGCGCTTAATCTATAAAATTCATGGTAAGGAAACAAAACCAGAAGAAAAGAAAAAGGCCGAGGAAAAACCAGCCGCTCCCCCTCCACCACCAGAGCCAAAACCCCCAGCTCCTGATACCGTCAACAACCCAATTTTGCGTGATTTGATTTTGGCTGAGATTAAAAAAGATAAGCCACCAGCCTAA